The sequence below is a genomic window from Mycobacteroides abscessus ATCC 19977.
CTGATGAGCACGGTGATGCATACCGCCGAACCAGCGCAGGAGCTCATCCGCATCGCCACCGCAGGCAGTGTCGACGATGGCAAATCAACCCTGATCGGCCGCCTGCTCTATGACTCCAAGTCGATCTTCGCCGATCAGCTTGCCGCCGTGGAAGCCAGCAGCAAGGCCAAGGGTGAAACGCAGACCAATCTGGCCCTGCTCACCGACGGCCTGCGCGCCGAGCGCGAGCAGGGCATCACCATTGACGTCGCACATCGCTACTTCTCAACGCCCGCACGCAAATTCATCATCGCAGACACTCCCGGTCACGAGCAGTACACCCGCAACATGGTGACCGGGGCGTCGACGGCCGACTTGGCGATCATTCTCGTCGACGCCCGTAACGGGCTGACCCAACAAACGCGGCGACATGCGTTCATCACGTCGCTGCTCGGTGTCGAGCACGTGGTGTTGTGCATCAACAAGATGGATCTGGTGGACTGGTCGCCTCAGCGATTCGACGAAATCAAAGAAGAGTTCCGGCGATTCGCCACCAAGCTGGAGCTGCATGACCTGACCGTCATCCCTGTGTCGGCTCTGCTCGGCGACAACATCGTCACCAGGTCCACCAACACTCCATGGTACGAAGGTCCGTCGCTACTGCATCATCTTGAACAGGTACACATTTCGTCGGACCGCAATCTGATAGATGCGCGCTTTCCCATCCAGTACGTCATCCGTCCACAGGGCGGTGCGGCAGCGCCCGGGGCCGAGCGGATCACCGATCTGCACGACTTCCGCGCCGTGGCCGGGACCGTCGCCAGCGGCGTGTTCAAGCCCGGAGACGAAATCGTGGCATTGCCATCCGGTTTCACTTCATCGGTCGCGGCTATCTGGGGACCGGGCGGCTCGGTAGTGGACGAGGCGTTCGCGGGGAGCGCGGTGAGTGTGCAACTCGCCGACCAGTTGGACCTGGGCCGCGGCGACATGCTCTGCCGGCCGAACAACCGGCCGCTGGTCGGCGCTCAGATAGACGCCATGGTGTGCTGGTTCACCGATGTGTCCACCCTCTCCGAGGGATCGCGGTTCGTGATGCAGCACGCGAACTCGACGGTGAAGGCGGCCATCGCGGGACTCGACTACCGGCTCGACGTCAACAGCCTGCACCGTGATCAGGAGGCTAAAGAGCTCAAGCTCAACGAGATCGGACGTGTCCAGCTGCGATTGCAGCGCCCGATCATGTTCGATCCCTATCGGCGCAACCGCACCACGGGCAGTTTCATTCTGGTGGACGAGGCCACCAACAACACGGTCGCGGCGGGCATGATTTCCGGCCCCACCCTGCACCAGTCCAAGGTCGTCTGGCATTCGTCCGCGGTTTCCCGCGACGAGCGCTCGACCAAGGGTGGCACGATCTGGATCACCGGACTGTCCGCCTCCGGAAAATCCACCGTCGCCGTGGAATTGGAGCGCCGCCTGGTAGCCAGAGGTATCCCGGCCTATCGGCTCGACGGCGACAACCTGCGGCACGGCCTCAACGCCGACCTCGGATTCTCGGCGGCAGATCGCGCCGAGAATGTCCGCCGCGTGGGTGCCGTGGCCCAGATCCTTTCCGACTCCGGTGTTGTCGCGGTGGCCGCGCTCATCAGCCCGTATCGCGCCGATCGCGATAAGATCCGCGCTCAGCACGAAAAAGCCGGGCTACCGTTTGTCGAGGTGTTCGTGGATACCCCGGTGGAAATCTGCGAGCAGCGCGACCCTAAGGGTATGTACGCCAAGGCCCGTGCCGGCGAGATCTCTGATTTTACCGGCGTCAACGCGCCGTATGAGGCACCGGAGAACGCCGAGCTGGTGCTGCGGCCGGAGGAGGGAGACCCGGAGCAGCAGGCAGCCACAATTCTGGACTACTGGCTGTCGGTATAGCGGACGGGCTCCAGTTCGTTGACCACCGCATCCACCACCGCACCCAGGTCGCCGTCATGTTCTTCGGCTACCCGTCGCTGGCGTTGATAGGACCCGCCGTGCCGGTAGATCTCTTCCACCGCAGCCAATTCCGTCTCACATTCCAGCAGCCGGGCGATGGGCTGTAACCGGGTCAGCAGGTCGTCGAGATCCTCCG
It includes:
- the cysC gene encoding adenylyl-sulfate kinase; this translates as MSTVMHTAEPAQELIRIATAGSVDDGKSTLIGRLLYDSKSIFADQLAAVEASSKAKGETQTNLALLTDGLRAEREQGITIDVAHRYFSTPARKFIIADTPGHEQYTRNMVTGASTADLAIILVDARNGLTQQTRRHAFITSLLGVEHVVLCINKMDLVDWSPQRFDEIKEEFRRFATKLELHDLTVIPVSALLGDNIVTRSTNTPWYEGPSLLHHLEQVHISSDRNLIDARFPIQYVIRPQGGAAAPGAERITDLHDFRAVAGTVASGVFKPGDEIVALPSGFTSSVAAIWGPGGSVVDEAFAGSAVSVQLADQLDLGRGDMLCRPNNRPLVGAQIDAMVCWFTDVSTLSEGSRFVMQHANSTVKAAIAGLDYRLDVNSLHRDQEAKELKLNEIGRVQLRLQRPIMFDPYRRNRTTGSFILVDEATNNTVAAGMISGPTLHQSKVVWHSSAVSRDERSTKGGTIWITGLSASGKSTVAVELERRLVARGIPAYRLDGDNLRHGLNADLGFSAADRAENVRRVGAVAQILSDSGVVAVAALISPYRADRDKIRAQHEKAGLPFVEVFVDTPVEICEQRDPKGMYAKARAGEISDFTGVNAPYEAPENAELVLRPEEGDPEQQAATILDYWLSV